One window of the Populus nigra chromosome 4, ddPopNigr1.1, whole genome shotgun sequence genome contains the following:
- the LOC133692973 gene encoding probable WRKY transcription factor 12 produces MDQGEREVPNYGLQVSFSTPQAIHEMGFVQFEENQVLSFLAPSQSSQISQPLNTNTTTNIHMGFSHNDEQVGTMDPKPSSDENCTGNANNDGNNSWWRSSSSEKNRLKVRRKLREPRFCFQTRSDVDVLDDGYKWRKYGQKVVKNSLHPRSYYRCTHNNCRVKKRVERLSEDCRMVITTYEGRHNHSPCDDSNSSEHECFTSF; encoded by the exons ATGGATCAAGGAGAAAGAGAAGTTCCAAATTACGGGCTACAAGTCTCTTTCTCTACACCACAAGCAATCCATGAGATGGGTTTTGTTCAATTTGAAGAAAACCAGGTCTTGAGCTTCTTGGCCCCTTCACAATCTTCTCAGATATCTCAACCGCTCAATACTAATACAACCACCAATATTCACATGGGGTTTAGTCATAATGATGAGCAG gtggggacaatggatccaaAGCCTTCCAGTGATGAGAACTGCACTGGTAATGCTAACAACGATGGCAACAATTCATG GTGGAGGAGCTCATCCTCAGAGAAAAACAGGTTGAAAGTGAGGAGAAAACTTAGAGAACCAAGGTTTTGTTTTCAGACAAGGAGCGATGTGGATGTTCTTGATGATGGTTATAAGTGGAGAAAATATGGCCaaaaagttgtcaaaaacagCCTTCATCCAAG AAGCTACTATCGTTGTACTCACAACAACTGTCGAGTGAAGAAGAGGGTTGAAAGATTATCAGAGGATTGTCGAATGGTGATAACAACCTATGAAGGCAGACACAATCACTCTCCATGCGATGACTCAAATTCATCAGAACATGAATGCTTTACCTCTTTCTAA
- the LOC133692311 gene encoding nucleoside diphosphate kinase 1: protein MEQTFIMIKPDGVQRGLVGEIISRFEKKGFTLKGLKLQTVEQSFAEKHYEDLAKKPFFAGLVQYIISGPVVAMIWEGKGVVATGRKIIGATNPAASEPGTIRGDFAIDVGRNVIHGSDSVESATKEIGLWFPEGPANWQSSLHPWIYE, encoded by the exons ATGGAGCAAACCTTCATTATGATCAAGCCTGATGGCGTCCAAAGAGGACTC GTTGGTGAGATTATTTCAAGATTTGAGAAGAAGGGATTCACTCTCAAAG GTTTGAAGCTACAGACTGTTGAGCAATCTTTTGCTGAGAAACACTACGAGGACCTGGCCAAGAAGCCATTCTTTGCCGGTCTTGTTCAGTATATTATTTCTGGCCCAGTTGTTGCAATGATTTGGGAGGGAAAAGGTGTTGTTGCCACTGGCCGTAAGATTATCGGAGCCACAAATCCTGCAGCTTCTGAACCTGGAACTATCCGTGGTGATTTTGCTATTGATGTTGGGAG GAATGTTATTCATGGAAGCGACTCTGTTGAGAGTGCTACTAAGGAAATTGGACTGTGGTTCCCTGAGGGCCCTGCTAACTGGCAGAGCAGCCTGCACCCATGGATCTATGAGTAA